One window of the SAR86 cluster bacterium genome contains the following:
- the trmD gene encoding tRNA (guanosine(37)-N1)-methyltransferase TrmD yields the protein MRFDVVTLFPEVISKAVSFGVTGKAFERGIATLNTWNPRDYADNSSRRIDDKPYSGGPGMLMQVGPVMKTIEAIKTDSLKPTHVIYLTPQGKPLKQNRVKELSSLPSITLLSGRYEGIDQRILDKGVDEEISIGDYIVSGGEFPALILMDSIVRLLDGVLGEKDSINDESFENNLLEYPQYTRPENSPYGKVPSILLGGNTNSIDRWKLKQSLIKTLSKRPDLMQDKELTSLEKELFDEIKDEDKT from the coding sequence CTTTGGTGTAACTGGAAAAGCATTTGAGAGAGGTATTGCAACCCTGAATACTTGGAATCCAAGAGATTATGCTGATAATTCTTCAAGACGAATTGACGATAAACCCTACTCTGGAGGACCGGGCATGCTAATGCAGGTTGGTCCAGTGATGAAAACCATAGAAGCAATTAAAACAGACTCTTTAAAGCCAACTCATGTTATTTATTTAACACCTCAAGGCAAACCTTTAAAGCAGAATAGAGTTAAGGAGCTTTCCTCTTTACCAAGTATTACTCTATTGTCTGGAAGATATGAGGGCATAGACCAACGAATACTAGATAAAGGAGTAGATGAAGAGATTTCAATTGGAGACTATATTGTGAGCGGTGGCGAGTTTCCAGCATTAATTCTTATGGATTCTATTGTTCGTCTTTTAGATGGTGTCTTGGGAGAAAAAGATTCAATTAATGATGAATCTTTTGAAAATAATTTACTAGAGTATCCTCAATATACAAGACCAGAAAATAGCCCATATGGTAAAGTTCCCTCTATTCTACTTGGAGGCAATACAAATTCCATAGATAGATGGAAACTTAAACAATCTCTCATTAAGACTTTATCTAAGAGGCCAGATTTAATGCAAGATAAAGAGCTGACTTCTTTAGAAAAAGAGCTTTTTGATGAAATTAAGGATGAAGATAAGACATAA
- the rplS gene encoding 50S ribosomal protein L19 yields the protein MSKNKYVQEVEKPQLKEIPPFSQGDAVLVQVKVKEGTRERLQPFEGIVLAVKKRSLGSSFILRKISNGVGVERTFQTHSPLIESITVKRKGDVRQAKLYYLRDRSGKSARIKEKI from the coding sequence GTGAGTAAAAATAAGTATGTGCAAGAGGTAGAAAAGCCTCAATTAAAAGAAATTCCTCCTTTTTCTCAAGGGGATGCTGTTTTAGTCCAAGTAAAAGTTAAGGAAGGCACTAGGGAAAGACTGCAGCCATTTGAAGGAATAGTATTAGCTGTTAAAAAAAGATCTTTAGGATCTTCGTTTATATTGAGAAAAATTTCTAATGGCGTAGGAGTGGAAAGAACTTTTCAGACCCATAGTCCTTTGATTGAAAGCATTACAGTAAAAAGAAAAGGTGATGTTAGGCAAGCTAAGCTATATTATTTAAGAGATAGATCTGGAAAATCTGCTAGGATTAAGGAAAAAATATAA
- the xerD gene encoding site-specific tyrosine recombinase XerD, with the protein MTSFTNNSVKLVDGFIDSVWLEKGLSQNTLEAYRRDIISFSNWSCKKQRSLISADKSLVLDYLAFRLKEGYSSKSTSRLLSSLRSFYSYLLFNSLIKNNPTLKIDNPKIGFSLPKVISEEEVEKLMSSPDVRSSIGLRDRAMLELLYASGLRISELISLDVTSLNLRQGSVQVMGKGQKERMVPMGEQAIVWIEKYIFEARPILVLKNTSISELFLSKRGRRMTRQAFWYRIKHYSSISDIQNQLSPHTLRHAFATHLLNHGADLRSIQLLLGHASLSTTQIYTEVAKHRMKEIHQKHHPRG; encoded by the coding sequence ATGACAAGTTTTACAAATAATTCTGTAAAGCTAGTAGATGGTTTTATTGACTCAGTTTGGCTTGAAAAAGGTTTAAGTCAAAACACGCTAGAAGCCTATAGACGAGATATAATTAGTTTCTCTAATTGGTCTTGTAAAAAACAAAGAAGTTTAATATCAGCAGATAAATCCCTAGTTCTAGATTATTTAGCATTCAGATTAAAAGAAGGATATAGCAGTAAGTCAACTTCAAGACTTTTATCTAGTCTAAGATCGTTTTATTCTTATCTTCTTTTCAATTCTTTAATAAAAAATAACCCAACTTTAAAAATAGACAATCCAAAAATTGGCTTTTCTTTACCTAAAGTTATTTCCGAAGAGGAAGTCGAAAAATTAATGTCTTCGCCAGATGTAAGGAGTTCAATTGGCTTAAGAGATAGAGCAATGTTAGAGTTACTCTATGCTTCGGGTTTGAGGATTTCTGAACTAATTTCTTTGGATGTCACTAGTTTAAATTTAAGACAAGGATCCGTTCAGGTAATGGGGAAAGGTCAGAAAGAAAGAATGGTCCCAATGGGAGAGCAAGCAATTGTCTGGATAGAAAAGTATATATTTGAAGCTAGACCTATACTTGTATTAAAAAATACTAGTATTTCTGAGCTTTTTTTAAGTAAAAGAGGAAGAAGAATGACCAGACAAGCCTTTTGGTATAGGATAAAACACTATAGTAGCATTTCAGATATACAAAACCAATTGTCGCCGCATACCCTTAGACATGCATTTGCTACACATCTTCTTAATCACGGTGCTGATCTTAGGAGTATCCAACTTTTATTAGGTCATGCTAGCTTATCAACAACCCAAATATATACTGAAGTTGCTAAGCATAGAATGAAAGAAATCCATCAAAAGCATCATCCAAGAGGATAA
- a CDS encoding thioredoxin fold domain-containing protein, translating to MKIKNILLVILIITSINILNSCSDNTTESSLEEIQKKVSSILPDSVNLVSIEKTDMDQFYELKFNDMESLYVTNNGNYLISGDIFEISRGELINKSSQRKEKERQKVLTSIDENEFISFLAKKPRFKIYVFTDVDCTYCRKFHDQINIYNSLGIEVNYLAFPRSGLGSESYKKMLTAWCSPNPQEVLTSLKLGVLVEENLCNNSAVEKHFNLGNSLGVKGTPSIMTSEGKLIPGYLSPEELIKQLGI from the coding sequence ATGAAAATCAAAAATATTTTATTAGTTATCTTGATTATCACTTCAATTAATATCCTTAACTCATGCAGCGATAATACAACTGAAAGTTCTTTAGAAGAAATTCAGAAGAAAGTTAGTTCTATACTTCCGGACTCTGTTAATCTTGTGAGTATCGAAAAAACAGATATGGATCAATTTTATGAACTAAAATTTAATGATATGGAGTCTCTTTATGTAACAAATAATGGAAATTATCTTATATCGGGAGATATATTTGAGATTTCTCGAGGTGAGTTAATTAATAAATCCTCCCAAAGAAAAGAAAAAGAAAGACAAAAAGTATTGACTTCTATAGATGAAAATGAATTTATATCCTTTTTAGCTAAAAAACCTAGGTTTAAAATCTATGTATTTACAGATGTTGACTGTACGTATTGTAGAAAATTTCATGATCAAATAAATATATATAATTCTTTAGGTATAGAAGTTAATTATTTAGCATTTCCAAGATCTGGATTAGGATCTGAATCTTATAAAAAAATGTTAACAGCATGGTGTTCACCTAATCCGCAAGAAGTATTAACATCCTTAAAATTGGGAGTTCTAGTTGAAGAAAATCTTTGTAATAATAGTGCCGTAGAGAAACATTTTAATTTAGGTAATAGTTTAGGCGTAAAGGGTACTCCATCTATCATGACATCTGAAGGAAAATTAATACCCGGATATTTATCTCCAGAAGAATTGATAAAACAACTAGGGATTTAA
- the alaC gene encoding alanine transaminase, which produces MDANFPRINQLPPYVFDEIQMLKMSARRRGEDIIDFGMGNPDQPTPNPIIQKLIESSLRPDTHRYSQSRGIPRLRKSICDWYQRRYNVDLDVEKEAVVTLGSKEGLGHLALATLDKGDTVLVPNPSYPIHPYGFVIAGADIRHVPIGENIDFFSELENSIRNTFPRPKMLILNFPSNPSTQCVELDFFERIIEIAKKESIWVVQDFAYADITFDGYKAPSILQVKGAKEVAVEFFTLSKSYNMPGWRVGFCCGNELLLAALARMKSYFDYGLFTPIQVAAIKALDEGDEFVDSIRNTYEHRRDVLVEGLNNAGWPVETPKATMFVWAKIPEPMNKIGSLEFSKRLLSEANVAVSPGIGFGEYGEGFVRFSLIENSHRTRQAVRGIKKFLVNF; this is translated from the coding sequence ATGGACGCAAATTTTCCAAGAATAAACCAACTTCCCCCTTATGTTTTTGATGAAATTCAAATGCTAAAGATGTCAGCTAGAAGACGAGGAGAGGATATTATTGATTTTGGTATGGGGAATCCAGATCAGCCTACTCCAAATCCAATAATTCAGAAATTAATAGAATCTTCTTTGAGACCAGATACTCATAGATATTCCCAGTCTAGAGGAATACCTCGTCTTAGAAAATCAATATGCGATTGGTACCAAAGAAGGTACAACGTAGATTTAGATGTTGAAAAAGAAGCCGTAGTTACTTTGGGGTCAAAGGAAGGTTTAGGGCATTTAGCTTTGGCAACATTAGATAAAGGTGATACCGTCCTAGTTCCGAACCCCTCTTACCCTATTCATCCTTATGGATTTGTAATAGCAGGCGCAGATATAAGGCATGTACCAATTGGAGAAAACATAGATTTCTTTTCCGAATTAGAAAACTCTATAAGAAATACCTTTCCTAGACCTAAGATGTTGATTTTAAATTTCCCTAGTAACCCTTCTACTCAGTGCGTAGAGCTAGATTTTTTTGAAAGAATTATAGAAATAGCAAAAAAAGAAAGTATTTGGGTAGTTCAAGATTTTGCTTATGCTGACATAACCTTTGATGGATACAAAGCCCCTTCAATACTTCAAGTAAAAGGTGCAAAAGAGGTGGCTGTAGAATTTTTTACCCTTTCCAAGAGTTATAATATGCCAGGATGGAGAGTTGGTTTTTGCTGTGGCAATGAATTACTTTTAGCGGCTTTAGCAAGGATGAAATCTTATTTTGATTATGGTTTGTTTACTCCAATACAAGTGGCAGCTATTAAAGCTCTAGATGAAGGAGATGAGTTTGTTGACTCTATAAGAAATACTTATGAGCATCGTAGAGATGTTCTCGTGGAAGGTTTAAATAATGCTGGATGGCCAGTTGAAACACCAAAAGCCACTATGTTTGTGTGGGCGAAGATTCCAGAGCCAATGAATAAAATTGGTTCTTTAGAGTTTAGTAAACGACTACTATCTGAAGCTAATGTTGCTGTTTCTCCGGGAATAGGTTTTGGAGAATACGGGGAAGGTTTTGTAAGATTTTCTCTTATAGAGAATAGTCACAGGACAAGACAAGCTGTTAGAGGCATAAAGAAGTTTCTTGTAAATTTTTAG
- a CDS encoding homoserine dehydrogenase, with protein MKELKIGLCGTGNVGKAFLNSVEESKKLLGFQVDTQLKIVSIGSRKGKGALHTDAVITRDIMEVAENPDVEVLVELIGGTDVAYELVKKAIKNGKHIVTANKALIAKYGNELFAESRKKNIQIGFEASVAGGTPVIKAVREGLVAHNILWFAGILNGTSNYILSYMVDSNSSFEVALKSAQDLGLAESDPALDINGTDAAQKASILASLAFQVPFDFSLVNYEGIEDITLEDLKYADELGYVIKHIAQGKLSNGKVSVCAHPMLVSKESLLSKVGKEMNALEVFAQDIGSTIYYGPGAGPVPTASAVISDLVDIGKNNLIYKKIESTKNSLVLATSEMRARYFRIEVKNEPGVIAKISSLFAANSLSIEALIQHDTKSQVQKKNNSVSVVIITHEIDDNLATKICNSLSGVKEVIEKVRVFRIH; from the coding sequence ATGAAAGAACTCAAGATAGGATTATGTGGAACAGGTAATGTTGGTAAGGCCTTCCTAAATTCTGTGGAAGAGTCAAAAAAACTTTTAGGTTTTCAAGTAGATACCCAACTTAAAATAGTTTCTATAGGGTCAAGAAAAGGGAAGGGAGCTTTGCATACTGATGCAGTCATCACTAGGGATATAATGGAAGTAGCTGAAAATCCTGACGTTGAGGTATTGGTGGAGTTAATTGGAGGAACCGATGTTGCTTATGAATTAGTAAAAAAAGCAATTAAAAATGGTAAACATATTGTCACTGCTAATAAAGCACTTATTGCTAAATATGGTAATGAGTTATTTGCAGAATCTAGAAAAAAAAATATTCAGATAGGTTTTGAGGCTTCTGTAGCAGGAGGTACCCCGGTAATTAAGGCAGTAAGAGAAGGTTTAGTGGCCCATAATATCCTATGGTTTGCTGGAATACTTAATGGAACTAGTAATTATATTCTTTCTTATATGGTTGACTCTAATTCTAGTTTTGAAGTTGCTCTTAAAAGTGCTCAAGATTTAGGATTGGCAGAGTCTGATCCTGCTTTAGATATAAATGGTACAGATGCAGCTCAAAAAGCTTCGATTTTAGCTAGTTTGGCATTTCAAGTTCCCTTTGACTTTAGTTTAGTTAATTATGAAGGAATTGAAGACATCACTCTTGAAGATTTGAAATATGCAGATGAATTAGGCTATGTCATAAAGCATATAGCTCAAGGAAAATTATCTAACGGCAAGGTAAGTGTTTGTGCTCATCCTATGCTTGTTTCTAAAGAGTCACTTTTATCAAAGGTAGGAAAAGAAATGAATGCGCTTGAAGTTTTTGCTCAAGATATAGGTTCAACAATTTATTATGGACCTGGAGCGGGCCCAGTTCCTACTGCCTCAGCAGTAATTTCTGATTTAGTTGATATAGGAAAAAATAACTTAATTTACAAAAAAATAGAAAGTACGAAAAATAGTTTAGTACTAGCTACTTCAGAAATGAGAGCAAGATATTTTAGAATAGAAGTAAAAAATGAACCTGGTGTAATTGCAAAAATTTCTTCCTTATTTGCTGCGAACAGTCTAAGCATAGAGGCTTTAATTCAGCATGATACTAAATCGCAAGTTCAGAAAAAAAATAATTCTGTTTCAGTTGTTATTATTACTCATGAAATAGATGATAACCTTGCTACAAAGATTTGTAATTCTCTATCTGGAGTTAAAGAAGTAATAGAAAAGGTTAGGGTTTTTAGGATCCATTAA
- the thrC gene encoding threonine synthase, translating to MLYKSTRGGSPEIPFSEVLLSGLAPDGGLYIPISLPFYDVDHIDTFKDLSYSSLASKVLFPFVEEEIEEKEFQKLVEDSYSIFEDEEVVKLVSLRENLSLLELFHGPTLAFKDVAMQLLGTLLNHFSEKNNSKIAVLGATSGDTGSAAIAACSRYKNVDIFILYPNGMVTDIQRKQMTTSGSSNVHALAIDTDFDGCQEIVKALFLDKNINDSNTKLIAANSINWTRCMTQCVYFFWAYLKLKYKVDKPTFSIPSGNFGHAYAGWLAKKMGLPIERLLIATNKNDVLHKMLTENVYSKNQVHRTLAPSMDISIASNFERLLYNLFDDNSNKVKNLMNSFPARDVSLPDKELATLRSFFSSYCSSDSEIIGEIRSIYHSNNILLDPHTATGTRTANQISHTDEHVVSMATAHPAKFIEAINQSLPGLAIDDVHQLKGIEEQKESFITIPNDLIKVREYIKNNLS from the coding sequence ATGTTGTATAAAAGTACAAGGGGGGGGTCTCCTGAAATTCCATTTTCAGAAGTTTTATTAAGTGGATTGGCTCCAGATGGAGGTCTATATATCCCTATATCCCTTCCCTTTTATGATGTTGATCATATAGATACATTCAAGGATTTAAGTTATTCATCTCTAGCAAGTAAAGTTCTGTTTCCATTTGTAGAAGAAGAGATAGAAGAGAAAGAGTTTCAGAAATTAGTAGAGGATTCATATAGTATTTTCGAAGATGAAGAAGTAGTTAAATTAGTCTCACTTAGAGAAAATCTATCATTATTAGAGCTTTTTCATGGACCAACATTGGCTTTCAAGGATGTTGCTATGCAACTATTGGGAACTTTATTAAATCATTTCTCTGAAAAAAATAATTCAAAAATTGCTGTTCTAGGAGCCACATCTGGCGATACTGGATCTGCAGCTATTGCAGCTTGTTCAAGGTATAAGAATGTTGATATTTTTATTCTCTATCCTAATGGTATGGTCACTGATATTCAAAGAAAACAAATGACAACATCTGGTAGCTCCAATGTTCATGCTTTAGCTATAGATACAGATTTTGACGGCTGCCAAGAAATTGTGAAGGCATTATTCTTAGATAAAAATATAAACGATTCAAATACTAAATTAATTGCTGCTAATTCTATTAATTGGACGAGATGTATGACCCAGTGTGTGTATTTTTTTTGGGCTTATCTAAAATTGAAATATAAAGTTGATAAACCTACTTTTTCAATTCCTTCAGGTAACTTTGGCCATGCTTATGCAGGTTGGTTAGCTAAGAAAATGGGTTTACCAATAGAACGTTTATTAATAGCAACTAATAAGAATGATGTTCTTCATAAGATGCTGACAGAGAATGTCTATTCTAAAAATCAAGTTCATAGGACTTTAGCTCCAAGCATGGACATATCTATTGCAAGTAATTTTGAAAGGCTTCTTTATAATTTATTTGATGATAATTCTAATAAAGTAAAGAATCTAATGAATTCATTTCCTGCAAGGGATGTTTCTTTGCCAGATAAGGAATTAGCAACTCTTAGAAGTTTTTTTTCTAGTTATTGTTCTTCTGATTCCGAAATAATTGGTGAAATAAGATCAATATATCATTCAAATAATATTTTATTGGATCCGCACACTGCAACAGGTACAAGAACAGCTAATCAGATAAGCCATACTGATGAGCATGTAGTATCTATGGCAACTGCTCATCCAGCAAAATTTATTGAAGCAATTAATCAATCTCTTCCAGGCCTTGCAATTGATGATGTTCATCAATTAAAAGGCATAGAAGAACAAAAGGAATCATTTATAACTATACCGAATGATTTAATTAAAGTTAGGGAATATATTAAAAACAATTTAAGTTAG
- the prfB gene encoding peptide chain release factor 2 (programmed frameshift): protein METASLIEQSSDHKERISLIRGYLDLDLKSKRLEQINIILSEASVWDDPQKAQELNKERSTLERTILEFESLNNSIQDITELLTIIIKENDIDAINDISVEMSLNEKALHEVEFRRMFSKKMDPNNAFLDVQSGSGGTEAQDWAEMLMRMYLKWGEARGFKTELLEVSHGEVAGIKSATIKFEGDYAFGWLRTETGVHRLVRKSPFDSGSRRHTSFASIFISPEVDENIEIEINQSDLRIDTYRASGAGGQHINKTDSAVRITHELSGVVVQCQSQRSQHQNKDKAMQQLRAKLYEIELQKLDEEKQSREDEKSDIGWGSQIRSYVLDSARIKDLRTGVEKTNCRAVLDGDLDEFIEASLKANI from the exons ATGGAAACAGCATCACTTATCGAGCAATCTTCGGATCATAAGGAAAGAATCTCTCTTATTAGGGGGTATCTT GACTTAGATCTCAAATCAAAGAGATTAGAACAAATAAATATTATTTTATCAGAAGCTTCCGTTTGGGATGATCCTCAAAAGGCTCAAGAGTTAAATAAAGAAAGATCTACTTTAGAGAGAACCATTTTAGAGTTTGAATCATTGAATAATTCTATTCAAGATATAACGGAGCTATTAACTATAATCATTAAAGAGAATGATATAGATGCTATTAATGACATCTCAGTCGAGATGAGTCTCAATGAGAAAGCTCTTCATGAAGTGGAATTTAGAAGAATGTTCTCAAAGAAGATGGATCCAAATAATGCGTTTCTAGATGTCCAGTCAGGATCTGGTGGCACAGAAGCCCAAGATTGGGCAGAAATGTTAATGAGGATGTATTTAAAATGGGGAGAGGCAAGAGGGTTTAAGACAGAATTATTAGAAGTATCTCATGGAGAAGTAGCTGGTATAAAGAGCGCTACAATAAAATTCGAAGGTGATTATGCGTTTGGATGGTTAAGAACGGAAACCGGTGTTCATAGATTGGTAAGAAAGTCTCCTTTTGACTCAGGTAGCAGACGTCATACTTCATTTGCATCTATTTTTATTTCTCCAGAGGTAGATGAAAATATTGAAATAGAAATTAATCAATCAGATTTACGTATTGATACCTATAGGGCTTCAGGAGCTGGAGGGCAGCATATTAATAAAACAGATTCTGCAGTAAGAATTACTCATGAGCTATCTGGAGTAGTAGTACAATGCCAGTCGCAAAGATCGCAACATCAGAATAAGGATAAAGCTATGCAACAATTAAGAGCAAAACTTTATGAGATAGAATTGCAGAAGCTTGATGAGGAGAAGCAATCTAGAGAAGATGAGAAATCAGATATAGGTTGGGGAAGTCAAATTAGATCTTATGTTTTAGATTCAGCAAGGATTAAAGATTTAAGGACAGGAGTAGAGAAGACAAATTGCAGAGCGGTATTGGACGGGGACTTAGATGAATTTATAGAAGCAAGCCTAAAGGCAAATATTTAG